A stretch of Desulfotalea psychrophila LSv54 DNA encodes these proteins:
- a CDS encoding M23 family metallopeptidase codes for MVRRRNRRTLSLAKVFLIFLFFILIGGGFAAYFLFFEQQAPKITLNSNLQYLGKKGEISFTVTDEDSGLRSLLVVAEQNGINRDLYSKVFPRTNYIGEIGPKKESQQVFFDPIKSGFKDGEITISIEAQDFSARNFLAGNKTTISKKVVLDTKAPKIRPIYTEGYIWSGGSGIVIYRVDDAKSLSGVTVNGKFNQGFPLQDGRKDVFISYFALPYNTESISEIFISATDQAGNYSKMVFSTTFKASPKVKDRININDRFLAKKIPEFEENSSYKMEGDRVTKYVFINNQMRHDNNAAIAKICETSEPNRLWQGRFGRMAGSSPAGFAERRSYYYKNRLIDKQVHLGMDLASTRRAHVKASNTGKVVHADYLGIYGNMIMLDHGQGIFSLYSHLSQINVAVGEDVTKGATIGLTGATGMAGGDHLHFSILVHGTFVNPREWWDRKWIKVNIDDPILDSRM; via the coding sequence ATGGTAAGAAGACGTAATCGTAGAACCCTCTCCCTCGCTAAGGTTTTTTTAATCTTCCTCTTTTTCATTCTTATTGGCGGAGGCTTTGCCGCATACTTCCTCTTTTTTGAGCAGCAAGCACCCAAAATCACCCTGAACAGCAACCTCCAGTACCTTGGCAAAAAAGGCGAAATAAGCTTCACTGTCACCGACGAGGACAGTGGTCTTCGCTCACTTCTGGTTGTCGCTGAGCAGAATGGAATTAATCGCGATCTCTATAGCAAGGTATTCCCCAGAACAAACTATATAGGAGAAATTGGCCCGAAGAAAGAGAGCCAGCAGGTGTTTTTTGATCCGATAAAATCCGGCTTCAAAGATGGAGAGATCACCATCTCTATTGAGGCTCAGGATTTTTCTGCCCGTAATTTCCTAGCTGGAAATAAGACAACGATAAGCAAAAAGGTTGTTCTCGATACCAAGGCTCCCAAGATTCGACCAATCTACACCGAGGGATATATCTGGTCCGGTGGATCCGGTATCGTCATCTACCGGGTTGATGATGCAAAAAGCCTCAGCGGGGTTACCGTCAACGGTAAATTCAATCAGGGATTCCCTCTCCAGGATGGCCGTAAGGATGTTTTCATCTCCTATTTCGCCCTCCCATATAATACTGAAAGCATCTCTGAAATTTTCATCAGTGCAACGGATCAGGCCGGAAATTATAGCAAGATGGTTTTTTCCACCACCTTCAAGGCAAGTCCGAAGGTAAAGGATCGAATCAACATCAACGATCGATTCCTTGCAAAAAAAATCCCGGAATTTGAAGAAAACTCCTCCTATAAGATGGAGGGTGACAGGGTAACAAAATACGTCTTCATCAACAACCAGATGCGTCACGACAACAATGCTGCCATTGCCAAGATATGTGAAACATCTGAGCCAAATCGCCTCTGGCAGGGCAGATTTGGCAGAATGGCCGGATCATCCCCTGCGGGTTTTGCTGAACGCCGAAGTTATTACTACAAGAACAGACTGATAGACAAACAGGTACACCTGGGGATGGATCTGGCCTCAACCAGAAGGGCCCACGTCAAGGCGTCTAATACAGGCAAGGTTGTCCATGCTGACTACCTGGGAATCTATGGAAATATGATCATGCTTGATCATGGCCAGGGAATTTTCAGTCTCTACTCCCATCTCAGCCAAATTAACGTCGCCGTCGGAGAAGACGTCACCAAGGGGGCTACCATCGGCCTTACAGGGGCAACAGGCATGGCCGGCGGAGACCATCTCCACTTTTCCATACTGGTACATGGTACCTTTGTCAATCCACGTGAATGGTGGGATAGAAAATGGATTAAGGTGAACATCGACGACCCGATCCTTGACTCAAGAATGTAA
- a CDS encoding LptF/LptG family permease: protein MSDLQILSAYSPTSFPNIFLYTLPMASMLGITICFSRLSTDMELLALKAGGISIYKILPPVFLVASAITLIAFYFSTQLIPASELAMKKLSYQILKEKIDQGIQAHKFTDAMGDIVIYVDKVDKETGDWHNVWVSDMRGVKQPTITMARSGSMKSNSKQMSITIKLTDGSLHRPEEQGTEIITFKDYTINMPLETGGKNIFMLHKRLLSMPELLEQAKRWGNESKKRGRIYLIEFHKRLILPIGCLMLSFLALPLGLQARPGKKAIGIPVGLGIFIVYYILHTVGKELAEAGTVPLIPALWLPNVLFFLLAIFWIYRATNEKGLFPTRCSLFLTRLFSRLKRKITRLKKNT from the coding sequence ATGTCGGATTTACAGATTTTGTCCGCCTACTCTCCTACCTCTTTTCCAAATATTTTTCTCTACACCCTGCCCATGGCCTCAATGCTTGGCATAACCATATGCTTCTCAAGACTGTCCACTGATATGGAGCTTCTGGCCCTAAAGGCAGGTGGGATATCTATATATAAAATTCTACCACCCGTTTTTCTTGTTGCCTCAGCCATTACCCTCATTGCCTTTTACTTTTCTACCCAGCTCATCCCTGCAAGCGAGCTAGCAATGAAAAAGCTCAGTTACCAGATACTCAAAGAAAAAATCGACCAAGGCATTCAGGCCCATAAATTCACCGATGCCATGGGAGACATTGTTATCTATGTCGACAAAGTCGACAAGGAGACGGGCGATTGGCACAATGTCTGGGTTTCTGACATGCGTGGGGTGAAACAACCCACCATAACCATGGCACGCAGCGGCAGCATGAAGAGCAACAGCAAACAAATGAGTATTACCATCAAACTAACAGATGGCAGTCTGCACCGCCCCGAAGAGCAGGGGACTGAAATCATCACCTTCAAAGATTACACCATCAATATGCCGCTCGAAACCGGTGGAAAAAACATTTTTATGCTGCATAAGAGATTACTGTCCATGCCTGAGTTACTGGAACAGGCAAAAAGATGGGGCAATGAATCGAAAAAGCGAGGTAGAATCTATCTTATTGAATTTCACAAGCGCCTCATCCTCCCCATCGGTTGTCTGATGCTCAGCTTCCTGGCCCTGCCTCTAGGCCTACAGGCACGACCAGGAAAAAAGGCAATCGGCATCCCGGTAGGACTCGGAATATTTATTGTTTACTATATCCTGCATACGGTTGGCAAAGAGCTTGCTGAGGCAGGAACTGTACCCCTTATTCCTGCCCTATGGCTTCCCAATGTACTCTTTTTTCTCCTCGCTATCTTTTGGATTTATCGAGCCACAAATGAGAAGGGACTTTTTCCTACCAGGTGCTCTCTTTTTCTGACAAGACTCTTTTCCAGACTGAAGAGAAAAATAACCCGTCTCAAAAAAAATACCTAA
- a CDS encoding bifunctional ADP-dependent NAD(P)H-hydrate dehydratase/NAD(P)H-hydrate epimerase, giving the protein MKLFTTEQMRKIDHQAINDYGIPGAVLMENAGRETVGLMQQALGTCANSFIPIFIGPGNNGGDGFVVGRHLYQLGGRPIFFLLSDPEKYTPDSKLNFHIAEKTGLPTYPLKSDSDFRQLTTICQQELGAGRRCYALVDALFGIGLDREIGDHYARIINLINAQQRDRALPQAPVISCDMPSGIHTETGAIMGVAIGADHTASYSFAKPGQMQGAGASLVGDLHILDIGAPRQIAAKIANTFATTGREDACKTLKTIRRGPLSHKGSHGHLLIVAGSLGMTGAAILASEASLAMGTGLTSLVTTKSLNPIFEMRLAEVITIPLSGEDNFFTVSHFERICQAAMGKKITIIGPGMGNNRTSFDLVKKLYQNLKLPMLIDADGLNALATERGLLTKAAGPRIFTPHPGEMARLLDISTEEVEADRAAAVEKFMHIFSEVKVDIVLLLKGAATLIRGKRGPLFINCTGNSGMATGGMGDVLAGMIAGLIAQGLDPMDATKLGAYLHGMAGDKLRETRGIGFTASELAKTIPLCRKELEETKNPSKTTRQ; this is encoded by the coding sequence ATGAAACTGTTTACCACCGAGCAGATGCGAAAGATCGACCATCAGGCCATCAACGATTACGGTATTCCCGGAGCAGTTTTAATGGAAAATGCGGGACGGGAGACAGTAGGTCTAATGCAACAAGCCCTGGGAACCTGCGCTAACAGCTTTATCCCAATCTTCATCGGCCCCGGCAACAACGGCGGTGATGGTTTTGTTGTTGGCCGCCACCTCTATCAGCTAGGGGGAAGACCAATTTTCTTCCTCCTCTCCGACCCAGAAAAATACACGCCGGACAGTAAACTCAACTTTCATATAGCTGAAAAGACAGGCCTGCCCACCTACCCCCTCAAGAGCGACTCAGACTTCCGGCAACTGACTACCATCTGCCAGCAGGAACTTGGAGCAGGCAGAAGATGCTATGCCCTCGTTGATGCCCTCTTCGGCATTGGCCTCGATCGGGAGATAGGTGACCACTACGCCCGTATCATTAACCTGATTAACGCCCAACAGAGGGACCGGGCCCTGCCCCAGGCACCTGTTATCTCCTGTGACATGCCCTCGGGCATCCACACCGAGACAGGCGCTATCATGGGCGTGGCCATAGGGGCAGACCACACGGCAAGCTACAGTTTCGCTAAACCTGGTCAGATGCAGGGGGCAGGTGCATCTCTTGTTGGTGACCTGCATATCCTGGACATTGGTGCTCCCCGGCAAATAGCGGCGAAGATAGCCAACACATTTGCTACGACCGGCAGAGAGGATGCCTGTAAAACCCTGAAAACGATCCGGAGAGGCCCTCTTTCCCATAAAGGCAGTCACGGCCACCTCCTGATCGTTGCCGGCTCTCTTGGCATGACTGGGGCCGCCATACTCGCTTCCGAGGCCAGTTTAGCCATGGGTACGGGACTAACAAGCCTTGTCACCACCAAAAGTCTCAATCCTATTTTTGAAATGCGCCTGGCCGAGGTGATTACCATCCCCCTCTCCGGCGAAGATAATTTTTTTACTGTCTCTCATTTTGAAAGAATATGTCAGGCTGCCATGGGCAAGAAGATAACGATTATTGGCCCGGGTATGGGAAATAACAGGACAAGTTTTGATCTGGTAAAAAAACTGTATCAAAACCTGAAGCTACCAATGCTCATCGATGCCGATGGCCTCAATGCCCTAGCCACTGAAAGAGGCCTCTTAACAAAAGCTGCCGGACCACGCATCTTCACCCCCCATCCTGGAGAAATGGCCCGGCTCCTCGACATCTCCACTGAAGAAGTAGAAGCAGACAGAGCAGCCGCGGTAGAAAAATTTATGCATATTTTCAGCGAAGTGAAGGTAGATATTGTCCTCCTCCTCAAGGGAGCGGCAACCCTGATCAGGGGAAAGAGAGGGCCACTTTTTATAAACTGCACAGGAAATAGCGGCATGGCCACTGGCGGAATGGGAGATGTCTTAGCGGGAATGATTGCAGGCCTTATCGCTCAGGGACTGGACCCAATGGATGCCACCAAACTTGGCGCCTACCTACACGGTATGGCTGGAGATAAGCTACGAGAGACAAGGGGTATTGGCTTCACGGCAAGCGAACTTGCCAAAACAATTCCCCTCTGTCGTAAAGAACTGGAAGAGACGAAAAACCCAAGCAAGACTACCAGACAATAG
- the ung gene encoding uracil-DNA glycosylase, whose amino-acid sequence MESWEEMVPLLSLGYHRELAEKAYGGGEKVFPHKVDLFAALEKTSFSETRVVIIGQDPYFNERDLGPEAHGLCFSVRQGQPVPPSLRNIFKEIGSSVYGESDKRFNSDLSRWAQQGVLLLNASLTVVAGRANSHARLGWHSLTDDIIETISRQKEHVVFMLWGAFAQKKQSLIDGKRHCLLSTSHPSPLSAYRGFLGSDVFVRCNEYLGEHGLEPIVW is encoded by the coding sequence ATGGAATCTTGGGAGGAGATGGTTCCGCTTTTGAGCTTGGGCTACCATAGAGAGTTGGCGGAGAAGGCCTATGGTGGTGGCGAGAAGGTTTTTCCTCATAAAGTTGATCTCTTTGCCGCCCTGGAGAAGACTTCGTTTTCCGAGACCCGGGTGGTGATAATTGGTCAAGATCCCTATTTTAATGAGCGTGATTTGGGACCGGAGGCCCATGGGCTCTGCTTTTCGGTTCGGCAGGGTCAGCCTGTGCCACCATCTCTGCGCAATATCTTTAAGGAGATTGGCTCAAGCGTTTATGGAGAGAGTGATAAGAGGTTTAATTCTGATCTGAGTCGCTGGGCGCAACAGGGTGTGTTGCTGTTGAATGCAAGTCTTACTGTTGTTGCTGGCCGGGCAAATTCTCATGCCCGACTTGGCTGGCATAGTTTGACCGATGACATCATAGAGACGATCTCACGCCAAAAAGAGCATGTGGTTTTTATGCTCTGGGGTGCCTTTGCTCAAAAGAAACAGTCGCTTATTGATGGTAAGAGACACTGCCTTCTTAGCACCAGTCATCCCTCCCCGCTCTCGGCCTATAGGGGATTTCTCGGCTCCGATGTTTTTGTTCGCTGTAATGAATATCTCGGCGAACATGGCTTAGAACCTATTGTCTGGTAG
- a CDS encoding response regulator: MPTESNLDKISVLLVDDSPIFRKQIKAFLETSPVIDKVVEAGNGLEALGQVLSSPPDVVLMDLEMPYMDGLTALGHLLSHHPLPVIALSELAEESGYRFFDALKVGAVDFMAKGALLSLPDPGESRQVLLGKILAASGMTIAPRRGFEPQSYLHSLGKASDVVFCEDCGHRQVLVDDLLEGGAIVCSQCDDLILFGKDERHIFNNFATVLVGDGSSFANLLDIIPNLSQKMPGSIICVIDAPIVSVDSFTHYLASMSPLPVQRAVDGISVAGGNCYVAASAERICLRSSGTSLKLEQLAELAPGIGPMDVMIASVSKVFRKKSAVVVLSALGGDSLRGVGQLVKNGGSAVVLREASCLYADTAQAVGSKFTLAEKTVEEIVQLVYSFHLSSKLTRMA; encoded by the coding sequence GTGCCTACGGAAAGTAATTTAGATAAAATCTCGGTTTTATTGGTTGATGACTCGCCCATATTTCGCAAACAGATAAAGGCCTTTTTAGAGACCTCCCCGGTAATAGATAAGGTTGTTGAGGCAGGTAATGGCCTTGAGGCCCTGGGGCAGGTGCTCTCCTCTCCTCCTGATGTGGTCTTGATGGACCTTGAAATGCCCTATATGGATGGGCTTACAGCTCTGGGGCATCTACTCTCACATCATCCCCTTCCTGTTATTGCTCTTTCTGAACTTGCCGAGGAGAGTGGGTATAGGTTCTTTGATGCCCTGAAGGTGGGGGCGGTTGATTTTATGGCTAAGGGGGCTCTGCTCTCTCTGCCAGATCCAGGCGAGAGCAGGCAGGTCCTGCTTGGGAAAATTCTTGCTGCCTCCGGGATGACGATTGCTCCTCGAAGGGGTTTTGAACCCCAATCTTATCTTCATAGTTTGGGGAAGGCCAGTGATGTGGTCTTTTGTGAAGATTGCGGCCATCGTCAGGTGCTTGTTGATGATCTGCTAGAGGGTGGTGCCATTGTTTGCTCTCAGTGTGACGATTTGATACTGTTCGGAAAAGATGAGAGACATATCTTTAATAATTTTGCCACGGTGCTGGTTGGTGATGGCAGTTCCTTTGCCAATCTTTTGGATATTATTCCTAATCTGTCCCAGAAAATGCCAGGGTCTATTATTTGTGTAATAGACGCCCCCATTGTCTCTGTTGATTCCTTTACCCACTATTTGGCGTCGATGAGTCCCCTGCCTGTGCAGAGGGCGGTCGATGGTATCTCTGTTGCTGGTGGTAACTGTTATGTAGCCGCCTCTGCTGAGAGAATCTGCCTAAGATCCTCCGGCACCTCTTTGAAATTAGAGCAGCTGGCAGAACTTGCCCCGGGTATTGGTCCCATGGACGTTATGATAGCCTCGGTGAGCAAGGTCTTTAGAAAGAAATCTGCGGTGGTTGTTTTGTCAGCCCTTGGCGGGGATTCTCTACGTGGCGTTGGCCAGTTGGTGAAAAACGGGGGTAGCGCTGTTGTTCTTCGGGAGGCATCCTGTCTCTATGCTGATACGGCTCAGGCCGTGGGGAGTAAATTTACCTTGGCGGAAAAAACAGTAGAGGAGATAGTGCAATTGGTCTACTCCTTTCATTTGAGCAGTAAGTTGACGAGGATGGCCTGA
- the nadD gene encoding nicotinate (nicotinamide) nucleotide adenylyltransferase, producing MKKIGLFGGTFNPLHNGHLQLAEFAAAQCQLDQVVFLPAASPPHKKGDEIVPFSHRAEMIRLACSRNKRFSCNTIEQDLARPSYTVDTLQALKTSPLYKSEAQFFFLIGVDAFIELKTWKAYRDLLSEINFILCPRKLFSRTQTVLFLTELGFVQTPLGWEHSSYLTLYELEGAPDQVSSTEVRRTFEKSGDLYQKLPPTVADYIMKHGLY from the coding sequence ATGAAAAAGATAGGCCTTTTTGGGGGAACCTTTAATCCTCTCCATAATGGACATCTGCAGTTGGCTGAATTTGCAGCAGCCCAGTGCCAGTTGGATCAGGTTGTTTTTTTGCCTGCGGCATCTCCACCCCATAAAAAGGGGGATGAAATTGTGCCGTTTTCCCACCGGGCAGAGATGATACGTCTTGCCTGTTCCCGTAACAAGCGTTTTTCCTGTAACACCATCGAGCAGGATCTGGCTCGACCAAGTTATACCGTTGATACCCTCCAGGCCCTCAAGACCTCCCCCCTCTATAAGAGTGAAGCTCAGTTCTTTTTTCTTATCGGTGTGGACGCCTTTATAGAGTTGAAAACCTGGAAGGCGTATCGAGATCTCTTATCAGAGATAAATTTTATTTTATGTCCTCGAAAGCTTTTTTCCAGAACGCAGACAGTTCTGTTTTTGACAGAGCTTGGTTTTGTCCAGACCCCTTTGGGTTGGGAGCATAGCTCCTATCTTACCCTGTATGAGCTTGAGGGTGCTCCCGATCAGGTCTCTTCGACGGAGGTGCGTCGAACTTTTGAAAAATCGGGTGATCTTTATCAGAAATTACCGCCAACGGTGGCTGATTATATAATGAAGCATGGGTTATATTAA
- a CDS encoding glutamate-5-semialdehyde dehydrogenase, whose protein sequence is MTLEETIVEVGVRAKAAAADLMSLATRQKDAVLSQVGELLVAEKAFLQEENEKDLAAGREKGLSDAMLDRLALTDSVIESMVKGLKEVIALPDPVGRTLGSVKRPNGLSVGRMCVPLGVIAMIYESRPNVTIDAAALCLKAGNAIILRGGSEAIHSNLALASILRRALEEAEVNPDSVQVIPMIDREAITIMLGLEDSIDLVIPRGGEGLIRFVSKNSSIPVLKHYKGVCHAYIDKDADLAKVAPIVINAKTQRPGVCNALEGILIHEDIVADVLPGLATELAELGVEMRGCSQSLPFSEHIVAASEEDWGTEFLRLCLCVKVVRSFEDAKSYIRKYGSQHTEAIITENYTTAHRFVAEVDASAVVVNASTRFNDGGELGLGAEIGISTTKLHAYGPMGLEELTTKKFVILGDGQIRS, encoded by the coding sequence ATGACTCTGGAAGAAACTATTGTCGAAGTTGGTGTTCGGGCAAAGGCGGCCGCGGCGGATCTGATGTCCTTGGCTACTCGCCAAAAAGATGCGGTGCTTTCCCAGGTGGGCGAATTACTTGTGGCAGAGAAGGCCTTTTTGCAGGAAGAAAATGAAAAAGACCTTGCCGCTGGCAGAGAAAAGGGGCTTTCCGATGCTATGCTTGATCGCCTTGCCCTCACGGATTCTGTGATAGAGTCAATGGTCAAGGGGCTGAAAGAGGTTATTGCCCTGCCCGATCCCGTAGGTCGGACCCTCGGCTCAGTAAAACGGCCCAATGGCCTGAGTGTTGGCCGAATGTGTGTCCCCTTGGGGGTTATTGCCATGATCTATGAGTCGCGTCCTAATGTGACCATTGATGCGGCTGCCCTCTGCCTCAAGGCAGGTAATGCCATTATTCTCCGTGGTGGCTCCGAGGCCATTCACTCCAATCTGGCCCTGGCAAGTATTCTCCGTCGGGCCCTTGAAGAGGCTGAGGTCAATCCTGACAGCGTCCAGGTTATCCCCATGATCGATCGAGAGGCTATTACCATTATGCTGGGGCTTGAGGATTCCATTGACCTTGTTATTCCCCGGGGTGGTGAGGGGCTTATTCGTTTTGTCAGTAAGAATTCTTCTATTCCCGTTCTTAAACATTACAAAGGCGTCTGTCATGCTTACATTGATAAAGACGCAGATCTTGCCAAGGTAGCGCCCATTGTTATCAATGCCAAGACGCAACGTCCCGGCGTGTGTAATGCCCTTGAGGGCATTTTGATTCACGAGGATATTGTGGCGGATGTGCTGCCTGGTCTTGCTACAGAGTTGGCAGAGCTTGGGGTTGAGATGCGTGGTTGTTCACAGAGCCTGCCCTTTTCTGAGCATATTGTAGCTGCCTCTGAAGAGGACTGGGGAACAGAGTTTTTGCGCCTCTGTCTCTGTGTCAAGGTGGTTCGCTCCTTTGAGGATGCCAAGAGCTATATCAGGAAATATGGATCTCAGCATACCGAGGCGATTATTACTGAGAACTATACCACCGCCCATAGATTTGTTGCCGAGGTGGATGCCTCAGCCGTTGTGGTTAATGCTTCCACCAGATTTAATGATGGTGGAGAACTCGGTTTGGGCGCAGAAATTGGTATCAGTACCACAAAGTTGCATGCCTATGGTCCCATGGGACTTGAAGAGCTGACGACGAAAAAATTTGTGATATTGGGTGATGGGCAGATACGTAGCTAG
- the proB gene encoding glutamate 5-kinase gives MVDVTEELQLRREIFDKARRVVVKVGSAILTNVGGIHTSFIADLAREISYLRQSGHEVILVSSGAVAAGRKKISWQDSAPLGMKEKQALAAIGQSHLMRTYEEAFGFYELDVAQILLTHADLSHRDRYLNIRNTILTLLKFGVTPIINENDTVSVEELKFGDNDTLAALLTNLLEADICICLTDVDALYDKNPQKDPTARPLHIVTKISPEIEAMAGNSNSLFGTGGMQSKIRAAKIVFSGGGTAIIGPGRAPRVLQRLFAGEDIGTIFLPCKERMKSKKQWIAHVLKPKGTLLLDAGACKALLQGGKSLLPSGIVGISGEFDRGDSVNCCRLDGSRIAVGLVNYASVDVNAIKGLQSREIASVLKCCDNEEVIHRDNLVILS, from the coding sequence ATGGTGGACGTTACAGAGGAGTTGCAGCTTCGTCGAGAGATATTTGACAAGGCTCGTAGGGTAGTTGTTAAGGTTGGCAGTGCAATCTTAACTAATGTCGGTGGCATTCATACAAGTTTTATTGCAGATCTTGCCCGGGAAATTTCTTATCTCCGCCAAAGCGGACATGAGGTTATTTTGGTGTCATCCGGGGCTGTTGCTGCGGGACGTAAAAAAATTTCTTGGCAGGATAGTGCCCCGCTGGGCATGAAAGAAAAGCAGGCCCTTGCCGCCATTGGTCAATCTCATTTGATGAGGACCTACGAAGAGGCCTTTGGCTTTTACGAGCTGGATGTGGCCCAGATCCTGCTTACCCATGCCGATCTTTCTCACCGGGACCGCTATCTCAATATACGTAATACCATTCTTACCCTGCTTAAGTTTGGTGTTACCCCTATCATTAATGAAAATGATACTGTCTCGGTTGAAGAGTTAAAGTTTGGTGATAATGATACCCTGGCTGCTCTATTGACCAACCTGCTTGAAGCCGATATCTGCATATGTCTGACAGATGTAGATGCCCTCTATGACAAAAATCCCCAGAAAGATCCGACAGCTCGTCCCCTGCATATTGTCACAAAGATCAGTCCAGAGATTGAGGCAATGGCGGGGAATAGTAATAGCCTTTTTGGCACTGGAGGCATGCAGAGTAAAATACGTGCCGCCAAGATTGTTTTTTCAGGTGGTGGGACGGCGATAATAGGTCCTGGTCGTGCTCCGAGAGTGTTACAGCGTCTTTTTGCCGGGGAGGATATCGGTACCATTTTTCTTCCCTGCAAAGAACGGATGAAGAGCAAAAAACAGTGGATTGCTCATGTGCTTAAGCCAAAGGGGACTCTTTTGCTTGATGCCGGGGCCTGTAAGGCCCTGTTGCAGGGTGGTAAGAGTTTGCTCCCCTCCGGTATTGTTGGTATCTCCGGTGAATTTGATCGAGGTGATTCTGTGAATTGCTGTCGTCTCGATGGGAGTAGAATTGCCGTCGGTTTGGTGAACTACGCCTCGGTGGATGTGAACGCCATTAAGGGATTGCAGTCAAGGGAGATAGCCTCTGTGTTGAAGTGCTGTGATAACGAGGAGGTTATCCATCGGGATAATTTAGTTATTCTGTCTTAA
- the obgE gene encoding GTPase ObgE, which produces MAFVDEAKFFVKAGDGGNGCVSFRREKFVPKGGPNGGDGGKGGDVIMVASSKVQSLIDFRYRSHFKAERGVHGQGRDMHGRGGKDCYMDIPVGSVVKDSETGRVLADLSEEGEEFVVAQGGSGGMGNPHFSSGSNRTPRVATKGKLGEEKWLLIELKLMADVGLVGLPNAGKSTLLSKLSAANPKVADYPFTTLEPQLGMLHFPMRNSCIIADIPGLVEGAHQGVGLGHKFLRHVERTKILVHVIDASADDPFSDYDIIGNELRSYKEELADRAKILVLNKCDEFDFDKDLLPDFIEARGLEPKNVLFISAITGEGVDKLVKLIGDIIDDMEYQELKQKREEERLQDLKKQKEEERRQELKKQKEEEQAKDE; this is translated from the coding sequence ATGGCCTTTGTTGATGAAGCGAAATTTTTTGTAAAAGCTGGAGATGGTGGCAATGGTTGTGTCAGCTTTCGCCGTGAGAAGTTTGTTCCAAAAGGTGGCCCCAATGGTGGTGATGGCGGTAAGGGTGGCGATGTGATTATGGTTGCCTCCTCCAAGGTTCAATCGCTGATTGATTTCCGCTATCGCTCCCACTTTAAAGCTGAGAGAGGAGTACACGGTCAAGGGCGGGATATGCATGGCCGTGGCGGTAAAGACTGTTATATGGATATACCCGTAGGCTCTGTCGTTAAAGACAGTGAGACAGGTAGAGTCCTTGCCGATTTGTCAGAAGAGGGAGAAGAGTTTGTTGTTGCCCAAGGCGGTAGTGGGGGTATGGGCAATCCGCATTTTTCAAGTGGCTCTAATCGTACCCCTCGCGTTGCGACCAAGGGTAAGCTTGGTGAGGAAAAATGGCTTCTTATTGAGTTGAAACTGATGGCGGATGTTGGTCTTGTCGGTCTTCCTAATGCAGGAAAATCAACTCTTCTCTCTAAGCTTTCTGCTGCCAACCCTAAAGTTGCCGATTACCCTTTTACAACTCTTGAACCACAATTGGGTATGCTTCACTTTCCCATGAGAAATTCCTGCATTATTGCAGATATTCCAGGGCTTGTGGAAGGAGCACATCAAGGTGTTGGCCTTGGCCATAAGTTTTTGCGTCATGTTGAGCGGACAAAGATTTTAGTCCATGTAATTGACGCCTCAGCTGATGATCCCTTTAGCGATTATGATATTATTGGTAACGAGTTGCGCTCTTACAAAGAAGAGCTTGCTGACCGGGCAAAAATTCTGGTGCTGAATAAGTGCGATGAATTTGACTTTGATAAAGATTTGCTTCCTGATTTTATTGAGGCCCGTGGTCTTGAACCTAAAAATGTTTTGTTTATCTCTGCAATCACGGGAGAAGGTGTCGATAAGCTTGTCAAGCTGATTGGTGATATCATTGATGACATGGAATATCAGGAATTAAAGCAGAAACGGGAGGAAGAGCGACTTCAGGACTTAAAGAAACAAAAGGAAGAAGAGCGACGTCAGGAACTAAAGAAACAAAAGGAAGAAGAGCAAGCAAAGGATGAGTAG
- the rpmA gene encoding 50S ribosomal protein L27 — translation MAHKKAGGSSRNGRDSAGQRRGVKKFGGEPVRSGNILIRQLGTKVHPGTNVGCGRDYTLFAKIDGVVKFEDFGKNKKRVSVYPAAE, via the coding sequence ATGGCTCATAAGAAAGCAGGTGGTAGTTCCAGAAACGGTCGTGACAGTGCCGGCCAACGACGTGGCGTTAAAAAATTTGGTGGCGAGCCAGTAAGATCAGGTAACATCCTGATTCGCCAACTCGGAACAAAAGTTCATCCGGGAACCAACGTAGGATGTGGTCGTGACTACACTCTATTTGCAAAAATTGACGGCGTGGTGAAGTTTGAAGATTTCGGTAAGAATAAAAAACGTGTAAGCGTTTATCCTGCCGCCGAATAG
- the rplU gene encoding 50S ribosomal protein L21: protein MYAIVRTGGKQYQVACGDQLRVEKLEGNVGDSLDLTDVLMLVDGDNVQVGQPVLENAKVVAKIAEQGRGKKIIIFKKKRRKGYRLKQGHRQSYTALKIEEISA from the coding sequence ATGTATGCGATAGTACGTACAGGTGGAAAGCAGTATCAAGTTGCGTGTGGCGATCAGCTTCGCGTTGAGAAGCTTGAAGGAAATGTTGGTGATAGTCTCGATTTGACAGACGTTTTGATGTTGGTAGATGGTGATAACGTTCAAGTAGGTCAGCCTGTTCTTGAGAATGCTAAGGTTGTTGCTAAGATTGCAGAGCAGGGACGTGGTAAGAAAATCATTATTTTCAAAAAGAAGCGTCGTAAGGGTTATCGCTTGAAGCAGGGACATCGTCAGTCCTATACTGCCTTGAAAATTGAAGAAATTTCTGCCTAA